The Puntigrus tetrazona isolate hp1 chromosome 19, ASM1883169v1, whole genome shotgun sequence genome has a segment encoding these proteins:
- the tspan13b gene encoding tetraspanin-13b, protein MGCAGFTCSKNSLCALNILYVMVSLLMIGIAAWGKCFGLVSSFQVVGGIIGVGVFLFFVALAGLIGAMKHHQVLLFFYMIILFLVFVVQFSVSSACLAINEEQQNHLLEVGWNNSLTTQRDVEKSLNCCGFSRMDINGSCAAPCFHYSTCTTCAAKIQEHAGEVLRFVGGIGLFFSFTEILGVWLTYRYRNQKDPRANPSAFL, encoded by the exons ATGGGTTGCGCTGGATTCACCTGCTCCAAGAATTCCCTGTGCGCGCTCAACATCCTCTATGTT ATGGTGAGTTTGCTGATGATTGGCATCGCCGCCTGGGGCAAGTGTTTTGGGTTGGTGTCGAGCTTCCAGGTGGTGGGTGGCATCATTGGAGTGGGGGTCTTCCTCTTCTTCGTTGCCCTAGCTGGACTTATTGGTGCCATGAAGCACCACCAGGTTCTGCTCTTCTTC TACATGATCATCCTGTTCCTGGTGTTTGTagttcagttttcagtgtccAGTGCGTGTCTGGCTATCAATGAGGAGCAACAG AATCACCTGTTGGAGGTGGGCTGGAACAACTCCCTGACCACTCAGAGGGATGTGGAGAAGAGTCTGAACTGCTGCGGTTTCTCTCGCATGGACATCAACGGAAGCTGCGCCGCT CCCTGCTTTCATTACAGCACGTGCACCACGTGTGCAGCAAAGATCCAGGAGCACGCCGGCGAGGTGCTGCGCTTCGTCGGGGGGATCGGCCTCTTCTTCAGCTTCACCGAG ATCCTGGGGGTTTGGCTGACATATAGGTACAGAAACCAAAAGGACCCGCGGGCGAATCCCAGCGCCTTTCTGTAG
- the agr2 gene encoding anterior gradient protein 2 homolog: MLKGILSVLLVLVTLSSAMGKPEKTTPKKEKRIPQTLSRGWGDQLIWAQTYEEALFWSRSKNKPLMVIFHLEDCPHSQALKKAFAEDKDIQKLVDEDFVILNLVYETTDKHLSPDGQYVPRILFVDPSMTVRADITGRYSNRLYAYEPADMKLLLSNMQRALKFLKTEL; encoded by the exons ATGCTTAAAGGAATACTCTCGGTGCTCTTGGTCCTGGTGACCCTGTCTTCCGCCATGGGGAAGCCTGAGAAGACCACTCCCAAGAAAGAGAAGAGGATTCCTCAGACTCTCTCCAGAG GATGGGGCGATCAGCTGATTTGGGCACAGACATACGAGGAAGCTCTGTTTTGGTCACGGTCCAA AAACAAGCCCCTCATGGTCATCTTTCACCTGGAGGACTGCCCGCACAGCCAGG CTCTGAAGAAGGCCTTCGCCGAGGATAAAGACATCCAGAAGCTGGTCGATGAGGATTTCGTCATCTTGAACTTGGTG TACGAGACCACAGATAAGCACTTGTCTCCCGACGGCCAGTACGTTCCCAGAATCCTCTTTGTTG ATCCCTCCATGACCGTCCGAGCAGACATCACGGGCCGCTACTCCAACCGCTTGTACGCCTATGAGCCCGCCGACATGAAACTCT TGCTGAGCAACATGCAGAGAGCCCTGAAGTTTCTGAAGACAGAGCTGTGA